In Streptomyces sp. NBC_01717, one DNA window encodes the following:
- a CDS encoding class E sortase: MSVRLIVRTFSELCITVGALIILFVVYVLFWTGVKAAGATEGQIDGLQDRWARGAVSAPAPTVSPSSSPTTDAPASTAPAPPTPAAYPDGKAFAMLYIPRLGKGWEWPILENTKVRTLQKGLGHYRGTASLGATGNFAVAGHRRTYGDPFKDFPKLRPGDAVIVTDGTTWFTYRIDKKPYRTVPSDTGVIDPVPRKSGFDGPGRYLTLTTCDPEWGSSHRLIAWAHLDETRPVTDGRPAAFHS, translated from the coding sequence GTGTCGGTGCGACTGATCGTCAGGACGTTCAGCGAACTGTGCATCACCGTTGGCGCCCTGATCATCCTCTTTGTGGTCTACGTGCTGTTCTGGACCGGAGTGAAGGCCGCCGGCGCGACCGAGGGGCAGATCGACGGCCTTCAGGACCGGTGGGCTCGCGGGGCCGTGTCCGCACCCGCGCCGACCGTGTCGCCGTCGTCCTCGCCCACCACCGATGCGCCCGCTTCCACCGCGCCCGCGCCGCCCACACCTGCCGCGTACCCGGACGGGAAGGCGTTCGCGATGCTGTACATCCCCCGTCTCGGCAAGGGCTGGGAGTGGCCCATCCTGGAGAACACCAAGGTCAGGACGTTGCAGAAGGGCCTCGGTCATTACCGGGGAACCGCCTCCCTCGGCGCGACCGGCAACTTTGCCGTGGCCGGACACCGACGCACGTACGGGGATCCGTTCAAGGATTTCCCGAAACTGCGCCCCGGTGACGCGGTGATCGTGACGGACGGCACGACATGGTTCACGTACCGCATCGACAAGAAGCCCTACCGGACCGTGCCGAGCGACACCGGCGTGATCGACCCCGTCCCCCGCAAGTCCGGCTTCGACGGCCCCGGACGCTATCTGACGCTGACGACCTGCGACCCCGAATGGGGCAGCAGCCACCGGCTGATCGCCTGGGCGCATCTCGACGAGACCAGGCCTGTGACCGACGGCAGACCCGCAGCTTTCCACAGCTGA
- a CDS encoding class E sortase, with translation MAARTQQQEEQTDESAPPVRNRDRHPVATAVSVFGELLITAGLVLGLFVVYSLWWTNVLADREAAKQGHTVRDRWADGPGALDTKDGIGFLHVPAMKNGEVLVKKGTDTKNLNDGIAGYYTDPVKSALPWDKQGNFTLAAHRDGHGAKFHNIDKVKTGDAVVFETKDTWYVYKVFKELPETPKYNVKVLQPVPKEAGVKKPGRYITLTTCTPVYTSRYRYIVWGELVRTEKVDKDRTKPAELR, from the coding sequence GTGGCAGCGAGGACCCAGCAGCAGGAAGAACAGACCGACGAGTCCGCGCCCCCGGTGCGGAACAGGGACCGCCACCCCGTGGCGACCGCGGTCAGTGTCTTCGGCGAGTTGCTGATCACTGCGGGCCTGGTACTGGGACTGTTCGTCGTCTACTCCCTGTGGTGGACCAATGTGCTCGCCGACCGCGAGGCCGCGAAGCAGGGCCACACCGTCCGAGACCGCTGGGCCGACGGACCCGGCGCCCTCGACACCAAGGACGGCATCGGCTTCCTGCACGTACCCGCGATGAAGAACGGCGAGGTGCTGGTCAAGAAGGGCACCGACACCAAGAACCTCAACGACGGCATCGCCGGCTATTACACGGACCCGGTGAAGTCGGCTCTCCCCTGGGACAAGCAGGGAAACTTCACTCTGGCGGCGCACCGCGACGGGCACGGGGCGAAGTTCCACAACATCGACAAGGTGAAGACGGGCGACGCGGTCGTCTTCGAGACCAAGGACACCTGGTACGTCTACAAGGTCTTCAAGGAGCTTCCCGAGACCCCCAAGTACAACGTCAAGGTGCTCCAGCCGGTCCCGAAGGAAGCGGGCGTGAAGAAGCCCGGCCGCTACATCACGCTGACGACGTGCACGCCGGTCTACACGTCGAGGTACCGGTACATCGTGTGGGGCGAGCTGGTGCGCACGGAGAAGGTCGACAAGGACCGTACGAAACCGGCGGAGCTGCGCTGA
- a CDS encoding restriction endonuclease gives MNVINDAVLLESRSLRASIGEQSEALDRVKVLSLLPDGMHVTTAMVAAYFEVGVEAVKSLVKDHREELRNNGYRLLTGPELRSFKDLSQVKSRTPSLAIFSRRAVLNVAMLLRDSEVARQVRTYLLDREYAARTQPVDNFVHGEPTSLDARIDRRITHILGKTVVPMLNALIEASGEQHKELISLRDDVKKIERKLCNHHHRLRHLEQAQGPRPYTGVMASIDAMNWREFEHHVAVLLRRDGCTDIVVHGGPGDRGVDVTALTADGRSVVVQCKSFAPYRPVWSGEVQKFLGASRVQHRADVALFVATTSFTPDARAIAETHGITVVDRGHLEKWSAGVPLPVL, from the coding sequence ATGAACGTGATCAACGATGCAGTACTGCTGGAGTCGAGGTCTCTACGAGCAAGCATCGGGGAGCAGTCGGAAGCGTTGGACAGGGTCAAGGTGCTGTCGTTGCTGCCGGACGGCATGCATGTGACGACGGCGATGGTGGCGGCGTACTTCGAGGTAGGAGTTGAAGCCGTCAAATCGTTGGTCAAAGATCACCGCGAGGAGCTACGAAACAACGGCTACCGTCTCCTGACTGGGCCAGAACTGAGGTCCTTCAAGGACCTCAGTCAGGTCAAGTCACGCACACCGTCGCTCGCCATCTTCAGTCGCCGAGCCGTCCTCAACGTCGCCATGCTCCTCCGGGACAGCGAAGTCGCACGTCAGGTGCGTACGTACCTCCTCGACAGGGAGTACGCGGCGCGGACCCAGCCTGTGGATAACTTCGTCCACGGTGAGCCCACGTCCCTCGACGCCCGCATCGACCGACGCATCACCCACATCCTCGGCAAGACCGTCGTCCCCATGCTCAACGCCCTCATCGAGGCCTCCGGTGAGCAGCACAAGGAGCTGATCTCTCTCCGGGACGACGTCAAAAAGATCGAGCGGAAACTCTGCAACCATCACCACCGGCTCAGGCACCTCGAACAGGCTCAGGGCCCGCGCCCGTACACCGGCGTCATGGCATCGATCGACGCGATGAACTGGAGGGAGTTCGAGCATCACGTCGCCGTCCTGCTTCGCCGCGACGGCTGCACCGACATCGTGGTGCACGGCGGCCCCGGCGACCGTGGAGTGGACGTCACCGCACTGACGGCGGACGGCCGCAGCGTCGTCGTGCAGTGCAAGAGCTTCGCCCCTTACCGTCCGGTCTGGAGCGGCGAAGTGCAGAAGTTCCTGGGCGCCTCCAGGGTCCAGCACCGGGCAGACGTGGCTCTCTTCGTAGCGACCACCTCCTTCACACCCGATGCACGCGCCATAGCGGAGACCCACGGCATCACGGTCGTGGACCGAGGCCACCTCGAGAAGTGGAGCGCCGGGGTGCCGCTCCCGGTCCTGTAG
- a CDS encoding peptidylprolyl isomerase, protein MAEQLYATLKTNQGDIEIRLLPNHAPKTVKNFVELATGEREWTHPATGKKSKDRLYDGTVFHRVISGFMIQGGDPLGNGTGGPGYEFGDEFHPDLSFNKPYLLAMANAGPGTNGSQFFVTVSPTAWLTGKHTIFGEVTDEASKKVVDAIAGTQTNARTDRPVQDVVIESVVVETR, encoded by the coding sequence GTGGCCGAGCAGCTTTACGCCACCTTGAAGACCAACCAAGGCGACATCGAGATCCGGCTTCTGCCGAACCACGCGCCCAAGACGGTCAAGAACTTCGTCGAGCTCGCCACGGGCGAGCGCGAGTGGACCCACCCCGCGACCGGCAAGAAGTCCAAGGACCGGCTGTACGACGGCACCGTCTTCCACCGTGTCATCAGCGGCTTCATGATCCAGGGCGGCGACCCGCTGGGCAACGGCACCGGTGGCCCGGGCTACGAGTTCGGTGACGAGTTCCACCCGGACCTCAGCTTCAACAAGCCGTATCTGCTGGCCATGGCCAACGCCGGCCCGGGCACCAACGGCTCGCAGTTCTTCGTGACCGTCTCGCCCACCGCGTGGCTGACCGGCAAGCACACCATCTTCGGTGAGGTGACGGACGAGGCCAGCAAGAAGGTCGTGGACGCCATCGCGGGCACCCAGACCAACGCCCGCACCGACCGTCCGGTACAGGACGTGGTGATCGAGTCGGTCGTCGTCGAAACCCGATGA
- a CDS encoding DUF5324 family protein — MTRIDSVRAATDSAKESVQHAAEVVAPYAETAKDQAARYAHEARTRLAPKASKAAQQARVQYDAYLAPHIELARSHVPPKVDEAAQRAALRTRQATKYAAEYTVPRVGSAMAAAQPVAEEATSRSIAALAALRGQVTPKEIQQLAKKHRRRAKAGRALKGFAVVSVVAAGSYAAWRWWDKQANPDWLVEPPAPTEVSDRAPLTSVDGSGPTVLDPEVRAKQDDAGPDGTDEVDGTDLDDRR; from the coding sequence GTGACCCGCATCGACAGCGTGCGCGCCGCAACCGACTCGGCGAAGGAGAGCGTGCAGCACGCCGCGGAAGTGGTGGCGCCCTACGCCGAAACGGCCAAGGACCAGGCCGCACGCTATGCGCACGAGGCCCGTACGCGGCTCGCGCCGAAGGCGTCGAAAGCAGCCCAACAGGCCCGTGTCCAGTACGACGCATATCTCGCACCGCATATCGAACTGGCCCGTTCTCATGTGCCGCCCAAGGTCGACGAGGCCGCGCAGCGCGCCGCGCTCCGCACCCGCCAGGCCACCAAGTACGCCGCTGAGTACACCGTGCCCCGCGTCGGGTCCGCGATGGCCGCCGCCCAGCCCGTCGCCGAGGAGGCCACGTCCCGCAGCATCGCGGCCCTGGCCGCCCTGCGCGGTCAGGTCACTCCGAAGGAGATCCAGCAGCTGGCCAAAAAGCACAGAAGGCGGGCCAAGGCCGGCCGCGCGCTGAAGGGCTTCGCCGTGGTCTCCGTGGTGGCGGCCGGCAGCTATGCCGCCTGGCGGTGGTGGGACAAGCAGGCCAACCCGGACTGGCTGGTCGAACCCCCCGCCCCCACGGAGGTCTCCGACCGCGCGCCGCTGACCTCGGTCGACGGCAGCGGCCCGACGGTCCTCGACCCCGAGGTCCGTGCCAAGCAGGACGACGCCGGCCCCGACGGGACGGACGAGGTGGACGGAACCGACCTCGACGACCGCCGCTGA
- a CDS encoding helix-turn-helix domain-containing protein, with amino-acid sequence MDAAQQEATARARELQRSWYGEPLGALFRRLIDDLGLNQARLAAVLGLSAPMLSQLMSGQRAKIGNPAVVQRVQALQELAGHVADGSVSAGEATDRMEEIKKSQGGSVLTGTGQTSTTGGAPTVRRVVREIQSLLRSVAAAGDIIDAADSLAPTHPELAEFLRVYGAGRTADAVAHYEGHQG; translated from the coding sequence ATGGACGCAGCTCAGCAAGAGGCGACGGCAAGAGCCAGGGAGCTTCAGCGCAGTTGGTACGGAGAGCCACTGGGGGCGCTCTTCCGTCGGCTGATCGATGATCTCGGCCTGAATCAGGCCCGGCTCGCCGCCGTACTCGGGCTGTCCGCCCCCATGCTCTCCCAGCTGATGAGCGGCCAGCGGGCGAAGATCGGCAACCCGGCGGTCGTCCAGCGTGTCCAGGCCCTGCAGGAACTGGCCGGCCATGTCGCCGACGGCAGCGTCAGCGCGGGGGAGGCCACCGACCGCATGGAAGAGATCAAGAAGTCCCAGGGTGGCTCCGTCCTCACCGGCACCGGTCAGACCTCGACCACCGGCGGGGCGCCCACCGTCCGGCGCGTGGTCCGCGAGATCCAGTCGCTGCTGCGGTCGGTCGCGGCCGCCGGGGACATCATCGATGCCGCCGACTCCCTCGCCCCGACCCACCCGGAACTGGCAGAGTTCCTCAGGGTGTACGGGGCGGGGCGCACCGCGGACGCGGTGGCGCACTACGAGGGACACCAGGGCTAG
- a CDS encoding amino acid ABC transporter ATP-binding protein: MTAMVKAEGVHKSFGPIEVLKGIDLEVAPREVFCLIGPSGSDKSTFLRCINHLEKINAGRLHGDGDLVGYRQNGNELYELRDSEVALKRRDIGMVFQRFNLFPHMTALENVMEAPVQVKGETKAVARERAGKLLDRVGLADKAGNYPSQLSGGQQQRVAIARALAMEPKLMLFDEPTSALDLELVGDVLDVMRGLAEDGMTMVVVTHEMGFAREVGDSLVFMDDGVVVEAGNPGDVLTNPQHDRTRTFLSKVL; the protein is encoded by the coding sequence ATGACCGCGATGGTGAAGGCCGAGGGCGTCCACAAGTCCTTCGGCCCGATCGAGGTCCTCAAGGGCATCGACCTCGAAGTCGCCCCCCGCGAGGTGTTCTGCCTCATCGGCCCCTCCGGCTCCGACAAATCGACCTTCCTGCGCTGCATCAATCACCTGGAGAAGATCAATGCAGGCCGCCTCCACGGCGACGGCGACCTCGTCGGTTACCGGCAGAACGGCAACGAGCTCTACGAGCTCAGGGACAGCGAGGTCGCTCTCAAACGCCGCGACATCGGCATGGTCTTCCAGCGCTTCAACCTCTTTCCGCACATGACCGCCCTCGAGAACGTCATGGAGGCCCCCGTCCAGGTCAAGGGCGAAACCAAAGCCGTCGCCCGCGAACGCGCCGGGAAACTCCTGGACCGCGTCGGCCTGGCCGACAAGGCGGGCAACTACCCCTCCCAGCTCTCCGGCGGTCAGCAACAGCGGGTCGCCATCGCCCGCGCCCTGGCGATGGAACCCAAGCTGATGCTCTTCGACGAGCCCACCTCCGCCCTCGACCTCGAACTCGTCGGCGACGTCCTCGACGTCATGCGCGGCCTCGCCGAAGACGGCATGACCATGGTCGTCGTCACCCACGAAATGGGCTTCGCACGCGAAGTCGGCGATTCCCTCGTCTTCATGGACGACGGCGTAGTGGTCGAAGCCGGCAACCCCGGAGACGTCCTCACCAACCCGCAGCACGACCGCACCAGGACCTTCCTCTCCAAGGTCTTGTGA
- a CDS encoding aminodeoxychorismate/anthranilate synthase component II — MSARILVVDNYDSFVFNLVQYLYQLGAQCEVLRNDEVTTAHAQDGFDGVLLSPGPGTPEQAGVCVDMVRHCAATGVPVFGVCLGMQSMAVAYGGVVDRAPELLHGKTSPVTHEGKGVFAGLPSPFTATRYHSLAAEPDTIPQELEVTARTADGIIMGLRHRDLAVEGVQFHPESVLTEYGHLMLANWLTQCGDAGAVARSVGLAPVVGKAVA; from the coding sequence GTGAGCGCCCGCATCCTTGTCGTCGACAACTACGACAGTTTTGTCTTCAACCTCGTTCAGTACCTCTACCAGCTCGGCGCCCAGTGCGAAGTGCTGCGCAACGACGAGGTGACCACGGCCCATGCCCAGGACGGCTTCGACGGCGTCCTGCTCTCGCCCGGCCCCGGCACCCCCGAGCAGGCCGGCGTCTGCGTCGACATGGTGCGCCACTGTGCTGCGACCGGCGTTCCGGTCTTCGGTGTCTGCCTCGGCATGCAGTCGATGGCCGTGGCGTACGGCGGTGTGGTGGACCGGGCCCCGGAGCTGCTGCACGGCAAGACGTCGCCGGTGACCCACGAGGGCAAGGGAGTCTTCGCCGGACTGCCGTCCCCGTTCACCGCGACCCGCTACCACTCGCTCGCCGCCGAACCGGACACGATCCCGCAGGAGTTGGAGGTCACGGCGCGCACGGCCGACGGCATCATCATGGGCCTGCGCCACCGGGACCTGGCGGTGGAGGGCGTGCAGTTCCATCCGGAGTCGGTACTGACGGAGTACGGCCATCTGATGCTGGCCAACTGGCTGACGCAGTGCGGTGATGCGGGCGCTGTCGCGAGGTCGGTGGGGCTCGCGCCGGTGGTGGGCAAGGCCGTCGCGTGA
- a CDS encoding class E sortase: protein MTALRPEHDPGQDGPYEQHAYEATGAFEAAVDQLADPLNDPLPGQHTSPWFPAENPPVEGADTGVAQGGQAQASQGAQEPQGPPREWYDPEGYERDWYGQQEPVTASSPQPRPLHDETVGLRTADPRRMADRAVTPPAPALRPEAEPQYVSEYAPEPDADSTAATDSRPEPAEPGPRADPPAGGRAERRRAAKGRGRRRAEPRPEARSESTAPGGRPLTRVEARRAARAAKDSPAVVASRVVGELFISLGVLMLLFVTYQLWWTNVRADQIAGNETHKIQDDWAKGDRKPGAFEPGQGFAIIHIPKLDVVAPIAEGTSKEKVLDRGMVGHYGDGALRTAMPSAAQGNFALAGHRNTHGEPFRYINRLRKGDPIVVETQDAYYTYEMTSVLPQTSPSNVSVIGPVPPASGFTKPGRYITLTTCTPEFTSTYRLIVWGKMVDERPRSKGKPDALVG from the coding sequence GTGACCGCACTCCGTCCCGAGCACGACCCCGGACAGGACGGCCCGTACGAGCAACATGCGTACGAGGCCACGGGCGCGTTCGAGGCGGCAGTCGACCAGTTGGCGGATCCGCTGAACGATCCGCTGCCGGGACAGCACACTTCGCCGTGGTTCCCGGCGGAGAACCCTCCGGTGGAGGGGGCGGACACCGGGGTGGCGCAGGGCGGGCAGGCGCAGGCGTCACAAGGGGCTCAAGAGCCCCAGGGGCCGCCGCGCGAGTGGTACGACCCCGAAGGGTACGAACGGGACTGGTACGGGCAGCAGGAGCCCGTCACGGCGTCTTCGCCTCAGCCGCGCCCCCTCCACGACGAGACGGTCGGCCTGCGGACGGCCGACCCCCGGCGCATGGCCGATCGTGCGGTGACTCCACCCGCACCTGCGCTGCGACCGGAGGCGGAGCCGCAGTACGTGTCCGAGTACGCACCGGAGCCCGACGCGGACAGCACGGCGGCCACCGACTCCCGCCCGGAGCCGGCCGAACCCGGACCGCGGGCGGACCCACCCGCGGGCGGCCGCGCCGAGCGCCGGCGCGCCGCCAAGGGGCGCGGCCGCCGACGCGCCGAACCGCGGCCGGAAGCCCGGTCGGAATCGACGGCGCCGGGCGGGAGACCGCTGACGCGCGTCGAGGCGAGGCGCGCCGCCCGCGCGGCCAAGGACAGCCCCGCCGTCGTCGCCAGCCGGGTCGTGGGCGAGCTGTTCATCTCGCTCGGTGTGCTGATGCTGCTGTTCGTCACGTACCAGTTGTGGTGGACGAATGTTCGCGCGGACCAGATCGCCGGCAACGAGACGCACAAGATCCAGGACGACTGGGCAAAGGGCGACCGCAAGCCCGGAGCGTTCGAGCCGGGGCAGGGCTTCGCCATCATCCACATCCCGAAACTCGATGTGGTCGCCCCGATCGCCGAGGGCACCAGCAAGGAGAAGGTCCTCGACCGCGGCATGGTCGGTCACTACGGCGACGGCGCGCTCCGTACGGCGATGCCGTCGGCCGCGCAGGGCAACTTCGCGCTGGCCGGTCACCGCAACACGCACGGCGAACCGTTCCGCTACATCAACAGGCTGCGCAAGGGTGACCCGATCGTGGTCGAGACGCAGGACGCGTACTACACGTACGAGATGACCAGCGTCCTTCCGCAGACGTCGCCGTCCAACGTCTCGGTGATCGGACCGGTGCCACCCGCATCAGGTTTCACAAAGCCCGGCCGCTACATCACTCTGACGACCTGTACGCCCGAATTCACAAGTACATACCGGTTGATCGTGTGGGGCAAGATGGTCGACGAACGGCCGCGCAGCAAGGGAAAGCCCGACGCGCTCGTCGGCTGA
- a CDS encoding DUF881 domain-containing protein, translated as MSNSADSPQGPVRRPFRHPVRVLTAAVFALAGLIFVTSANTAKGTNIRTDSSLLKLSDLIQQRSGKNAALDDSNASLRDDIDSLAQRDDGSTKAEDARLKALEREAGTAKLSGRAVAVTLDDAPPDATAKPGYPDPQPNDLVIHQQDLQAVVNALWQGGARGIRVMDQRLISTSAVRCVGNTLILQGRVYSPPYKITAVGDPDSLKKALDNSPAIQNYLLYVKAYGLGWKVDEREAVTLPGYSGTVDLHYAKPVK; from the coding sequence TTGAGCAATTCTGCCGACTCTCCCCAAGGGCCGGTCCGGCGCCCCTTCAGGCACCCGGTCCGGGTGCTCACCGCTGCCGTCTTCGCCCTCGCCGGACTGATCTTCGTCACCAGCGCCAACACGGCCAAGGGCACCAATATCCGCACCGACTCCTCGCTGCTGAAGCTCTCCGACCTGATCCAGCAGCGCAGCGGGAAGAACGCGGCGCTCGACGACTCCAACGCATCCCTGCGTGACGACATCGACTCCCTCGCCCAGCGCGACGACGGCAGCACGAAGGCTGAGGACGCCAGGCTCAAGGCTCTGGAGCGGGAGGCAGGCACCGCGAAGCTCTCCGGCCGGGCCGTCGCCGTCACCCTCGACGACGCCCCGCCGGACGCCACCGCGAAGCCCGGCTACCCCGATCCGCAACCCAATGACCTGGTCATTCACCAGCAGGACCTGCAGGCGGTCGTCAACGCCCTCTGGCAGGGCGGTGCCCGCGGTATCCGGGTCATGGACCAGCGGCTGATCTCCACCAGTGCCGTGCGCTGCGTCGGCAACACCCTGATCCTGCAGGGCCGGGTCTACTCACCCCCGTACAAGATCACCGCGGTCGGCGACCCGGACAGCCTCAAGAAGGCCCTCGACAACTCCCCGGCGATCCAGAACTACCTGCTGTACGTGAAGGCGTACGGGCTGGGCTGGAAAGTCGACGAGCGCGAGGCGGTGACTCTTCCCGGCTACTCGGGCACAGTGGATCTCCACTATGCGAAGCCGGTGAAGTAG
- a CDS encoding rhomboid family intramembrane serine protease: MDEQPPGTRDQSGATDGPLDCYRHPGRETGIRCTRCDRPICTECMVSASVGFQCPDCVRQGSGTGHGPAANQPRTLAGGTVTADPRLVTKILLALNVALFIVVHVKPALLPDLTLFGRANLYYGGPPEGVAEGQWYRLVTSMFLHQEVWHIAFNMLGLWWLGGPLEAALGRARYLALYLLSGLAGSALTYWLAAPNQPSLGASGAIFGLLGATAVLMRRLNYGMRPVLVLLALNLLFTFTWGGIAWQAHVGGLIAGTVIAVAMVHAPRGRRALVQYGTCALVLAAVILIVVARTAALT, translated from the coding sequence ATGGACGAGCAGCCGCCCGGCACCCGGGACCAGTCCGGCGCCACCGACGGCCCGCTCGACTGCTACCGCCACCCGGGCCGTGAGACAGGGATCCGCTGCACCCGCTGCGACCGCCCGATCTGCACCGAGTGCATGGTCAGCGCCTCGGTCGGCTTCCAGTGTCCGGACTGCGTCCGCCAGGGATCCGGCACGGGACACGGACCGGCGGCCAATCAGCCGCGCACCCTCGCCGGCGGCACCGTCACGGCCGACCCCCGGCTGGTCACCAAGATCCTGCTCGCTCTCAATGTCGCCCTGTTCATCGTGGTGCACGTGAAACCGGCCCTGCTCCCGGATCTGACGCTGTTCGGTCGGGCCAACCTCTACTACGGCGGCCCGCCGGAGGGCGTTGCCGAGGGCCAGTGGTACCGGCTGGTGACCTCGATGTTCCTGCACCAGGAGGTGTGGCACATCGCGTTCAACATGCTGGGACTGTGGTGGCTCGGCGGCCCCCTGGAGGCAGCGCTCGGGCGCGCCCGCTACCTCGCGCTCTATCTGCTCTCCGGCCTGGCGGGCAGCGCTCTCACCTACTGGCTGGCCGCACCGAATCAGCCCTCACTCGGTGCCTCCGGCGCCATCTTCGGCCTGCTGGGCGCCACCGCCGTGCTCATGCGCCGCCTGAACTACGGCATGCGGCCGGTCCTCGTGCTCCTCGCGCTGAACCTGCTCTTCACCTTCACCTGGGGCGGAATCGCCTGGCAGGCGCATGTCGGCGGTCTGATCGCGGGCACGGTGATCGCCGTCGCCATGGTGCATGCACCGCGCGGGCGGCGTGCGCTGGTGCAGTACGGCACCTGTGCGCTGGTCCTGGCGGCGGTGATCCTCATCGTGGTCGCCAGAACGGCCGCACTGACCTGA
- the crgA gene encoding cell division protein CrgA — translation MPKSRIRKKADFTPPPAKQATNIKLTNRSWVAPVMLAFFLIGLAWIVVFYVTDGDLPVDALGNWNIVVGFGFIAGGFGVSTQWK, via the coding sequence GTGCCGAAGTCACGTATCCGCAAGAAGGCCGACTTCACGCCGCCTCCGGCGAAGCAGGCAACCAACATAAAGCTGACCAACCGCAGTTGGGTGGCGCCGGTGATGCTGGCGTTCTTCCTGATCGGTCTGGCCTGGATCGTCGTTTTCTACGTGACCGACGGCGATCTGCCGGTCGACGCGCTCGGGAACTGGAACATCGTCGTCGGCTTCGGCTTCATCGCCGGCGGCTTCGGCGTCTCCACCCAGTGGAAGTAG